A window of the Scleropages formosus chromosome 21, fSclFor1.1, whole genome shotgun sequence genome harbors these coding sequences:
- the LOC108918758 gene encoding junction plakoglobin-like, which yields MAMQMSEAEGTMKVTEWQKTIYSTDSGIQSGATTVRSFSDDDGLEHGSKKYTLTTTVTEIPADVESQYMLTRAQRVRAAMFPETMEGVSVLSTQTDTTQQTNVQRLAEPSQLLKTAIMHLINYQDDAELATRAVPELTKLLNDDDQVVVNKAAMIVNQLTRKDASRKVLMQSPQMVAAVVRTMQNTNDMETARCTASILHNLSHQREGLLAIFKSGGIPALVRMLSSPMEPVLFYAITTLHNLLLHQEGAKMAVRLADGLQRMVPLLKKSNPKFLAITTDCLQLLSYGNQESKLIILANGGPEGLVQIMRNYNYEKLLWTTSRVLKVLSVCPSNKPAIVEAGGMQALGKHLSGSSQRLMQNCLWTLRNLSDAATKQDGLDGLLQVLVGLLGSDDVNMLTCATGILSNLTCNNSRNKSLVTQSNGVEALIHAILRAGEKEDVTEPAVCALRHLTSRHPDAEMAQNAVRQYYGIPAIVKLLNQPYYWPVVKATVGLIRNLALSPANQGPLKDAGTIPRLVSLLLKAHQDAQRQATSSTQQTYQDGVRMEEIVEGCTGALHILARDPANRADIASMQTIPLFVQLLYSPIENVKRVAAGVLCELALDKQSAELIDAEGASAPLMELLHSSNEGIATYAAAVLFRISEDKNPDYRKRVSVELTHSLFKHDPAAWEMAHNSVPMDVGYVHDELDGGYPPYPYGADMPGDGEGLMDDYQPSIAFDTLHRQGYNDNY from the exons ATGGCTATGCAGA TGAGCGAAGCAGAGGGCACCATGAAGGTGACCGAGTGGCAGAAGACCATCTACTCTACGGACTCGGGCATCCAGTCGGGTGCCACCACGGTGCGGAGCTTTAGTGATGACGACGGCCTGGAGCACGGCTCCAAGAAGTACACGCTCACCACTACAGTTACCGAGATCCCCGCAG ATGTGGAGTCCCAGTACATGCTGACCCGAGCCCAGAGGGTGCGTGCGGCCATGTTCCCCGAGACCATGGAGGGCGTGTCTGTGCTGTCCACGCAGACGGACACGACGCAGCAGACCAATGTGCAGAGGCTGGCGGAGCCATCGCAGCTGCTCAAAACGGCCATCATGCACCTGATCAACTACCAGGACGATGCGGAGCTGGCGACCCGCGCCGTGCCTGAGCTCACCAAGCTGCTGAACGATGACGACCAG gTGGTCGTGAACAAGGCTGCTATGATAGTGAACCAGCTGACACGGAAGGATGCCTCCCGCAAGGTGCTCATGCAATCGCCGCAGATGGTGGCTGCGGTTGTGCGTACCATGCAGAACACCAATGACATGGAGACGGCTCGCTGCACGGCCAGCATCCTGCACAATCTGTCACACCAGCGTGAGGGCCTGCTGGCCATCTTTAAGTCAGGAGGCATCCCGGCACTGGTGCGCATGCTGAG CTCCCCGATGGAGCCTGTGCTCTTCTATGCCATCACGACGCTGCAcaacctgctgctgcaccaggAAGGGGCCAAGATGGCTGTGCGCCTTGCTGACGGCTTGCAGAGAATGGTGCCCCTGCTGAAGAAGAGCAACCCCAAGTTCCTGGCCATCACCACGGACTGCCTGCAGCTGCTGTCCTACGGCAACCAGGAGAGCAAG CTCATCATCTTGGCCAATGGTGGTCCAGAAGGTCTTGTGCAGATCATGAGGAACTACAACTACGAGAAGCTGCTGTGGACCACCAGCCGGGTGCTGAAGGTGCTGTCAGTCTGCCCCAGCAACAAGCCAGCCATCGTTGAGGCTG GTGGAATGCAGGCTCTGGGGAAGCACCTGTCTGGGTCCAGTCAGCGTCTCATGCAGAACTGCCTGTGGACTCTGCGCAACCTGTCTGATGCTGCCACAAAGCAG GATGGCCTGGATGGCCTGCTGCAAGTGCTTGTGGGGCTGCTGGGGTCGGACGACGTGAACATGCTGACGTGTGCCACGGGCATCCTCTCCAATCTGACATGCAATAACAGCCGCAACAAGTCGCTCGTGACCCAGAGCAATGGCGTGGAAGCACTCATCCATGCCATCCTACGTGCTGGAGAGAAGGAGGATGTAACTGAGCCGGCTGTCTGTGCCCTGCGCCACCTCACCAGCCGTCACCCTGACGCCGAGATGGCCCAGAATGCCGTGCGTCAGTACTATGGCATTCCCGCCATCGTCAAGCTTCTCAATCAGCCGTACTACTGGCCCGTTGTCAAG GCCACGGTTGGACTGATCCGCAACCTGGCCCTGTCTCCAGCCAACCAAGGTCCCCTGAAGGACGCAGGTACCATTCCTCGGCTGGTCAGCTTGCTGTTGAAGGCCCACCAGGACGCGCAGAGACAAGCCACGTCCAGCACGCAGCAAACCTACCAG GATGGTGTGCGCATGGAGGAGATCGTGGAGGGCTGCACGGGTGCCTTGCACATCCTGGCTCGGGACCCTGCAAACAGGGCTGATATAGCGAGCATGCAGACAATTCCGCTCTTTGTACAG CTACTCTACTCACCTATCGAGAACGTGAAGAGGGTGGCAGCTGGTGTCCTATGCGAGCTGGCGCTCGACAAGCAGTCGGCGGAGCTCATCGATGCCGAAGGGGCCTCGGCACCTCTCATGGAGCTCCTGCACTCCAGCAACGAAGGCATTG ccACGTATGCTGCTGCCGTCCTCTTCCGCATCTCTGAGGACAAGAATCCAGACTACCGGAAGCGCGTCTCCGTGGAGCTGACGCACTCGCTGTTCAAGCATGACCCCGCCGCCTGGGAGATG GCCCACAATAGCGTGCCCATGGACGTCGGATACGTACACGATG aGCTAGACGGAGGCTACCCCCCGTATCCGTACGGCGCAGACATGCCTGGGGATGGGGAGGGGCTGATGGATGATTACCAGCCCAGCATAGCCTTTGATACCTTGCACAGACAAGGCTACAATGACAACTACTAA